The following is a genomic window from Cryptococcus depauperatus CBS 7841 chromosome 2, complete sequence.
GAGCGTATTGACGAGACATTATACTTCTCGAACAGGAACAAACATTCACCGTTTTCCTCAGAAAATACCGTATACAGCCACATAAAGTCATCTTCCGCTTCTGACCTAGTACAAGAACAGGAGAAACAGAAATTACCTTGTAAGCTCATAACTTCTTTGCCTGAAATACCACCGACGTCTCCTATCCATTTGAGTCCTTCCACTTCTTGTCCGTTTTTCAATCCAAAGCCAACTTTCAATCTTGTTCACAACACAGACAATGAAATAAGCAAATCAGACTCAAATTCGGAATTCGTTGATCATTTCTTTAATGAAAAAACTGCGAGCATGGCTTCGATGGTTACAAATCGAGACGGGAGCCGTGGCAGACTAAACGCTTCTGCTGCATTCTTTACGCCTGATGGTAGCCCTTTGCAAAGAACAGATCAGAGAAACTACGCAGTGATTGATGATCTGAAAGACAACTAACTGGTAAAATGCTTCTAATGGTTCAATTCCGTACTGATCGTGATCTCAGCAACTGGTCATGAGATCAAGTGCAatatcttctccatcacGCGACACCGTCATTATCAGTTTACCTAGCTTTGATTTTGGAAACCCTTAGTCAAAAGCATTTCTTGGTTGAGCCACCTAGATATTTACAACCTTTGAGTCCCAGGGATACCAGACATACAGAGATTCTTTAATTTGTTTATCGTTTTCTATCGCGTGTTGAGCTCTTGTAACTACTAAACTACCTAGTCGGTCTATATGGAGCGCTTTGTAGAATAACTGTCGTGTTATCCTTATGAATAATAGTCATTTGCCACCATGTTATCAGTATCATCAGTCTATCAAGCTTCAATGTCCGTTGAATGCTTTCCACAATCCGTTGATCAGCATGAGATATTGGTGGCACCACCATCTCCCTTGACGTGAATCGGCATAGCTTTGTTGAATATCATTCATATACAAGTAAAATTATTATACATCGTCTCTCCGTGATCTATCGTAAGACACCTGGCTTCGTTGAAACCCTtgtgaaaaagagaatatgCCAAAAATGTTGGTCGTCAACAGACAGATTGGCCCATTGTTAAAAATTTGCAAGGAGTATACTGAGGGGCAGTGAATAAAAGTGGAAACATCTTAAAAGAGGTCTTCCAGGGTCATTTGCCTAATTCAAAGTAAGCCCAATACATCATTTTTACCCGCTTTAGCAACAAACGCACTTGACAATATCAGTACTAGCGACCATATCTGTAAACTCTTCGAAGGACAATTTGCCATCACTATACATAATCAGCATACCCATTCCGCATCATAGCATTGAAACACTCACCCATCCTTGTCTGCTTCCATAATTGTCTTGTCTACAATCTGTTGCAGCTGCTGATCTTTGAGGTTGTTGCCAACCATCTGTTTCAAAACAAGATAGAGTTCACCATTGGAAATGTAACCATCACGATCCATGTCATAGACTTTAAAAGCAACTGTCGTTGAAATTGATTATGACGGAGAGGATAACCAATGGACAAGGTCAGCAATGCACCGGTTGATAAAACTCAACCTACATCTCagcttttcatctctcccTCCCTTGCTACTAAAAGCACTCAACCCCCCCACAAATTCTTGAAAGTCGACTGTTCCACTTCCACTGAAGAGCAAATCAGCGCCGACTCGAACTAGTCTCAACCCAACACACTCTTCGTCGAATATCGCAATCATTCGATGCGCCAAAGGGTTATTGGCGATCTGGGGAATCTGCAGAAACTCATCTTTATCGATAGAGCCTGACCCATCTTTATCCAGCTTCATAAAACGCTTCTTGAGCCTCATGAGCTCTGGCCCGGAGACTAAAAACAATCTTTATCAACACGACAACACTTATCACGAACACCAAGACCAGACAAACAATTGGAGTTTTTCTCAAGAGAGTTGAACATGGATGATTCGGCGGCGCCCATGGTGACAAAACGATTGACAAATAAACCGAAACAATACGACGTAGataaaagaataaaagagaaatgttTTAAAACGCGAGGTCTCAAGCTAACaatgaaaaagcaagacaAATGAATGTGTTTTTTAAGCAGGGGGGAACGTTGCCTCCACCTACGATCAAACCTCCCAACATCAAAATAAAAGCGAGCCACTACTTGATATAAACAGACAAACACAACGACAAGCTATGTGTAGAGGATCACAGTATACCTATACATGACAGCCAACAAATAGACTATACAATATACCATATATACTCCCTCGCCAATTGCTAGTCACAAATCCCAGCTACACTGGGTCTCATGGTGCAGAGCTTTCCACTGGCGTGAGCTGTTGACATTTGCGTTGCTAATTTCCTTGCAACCCGTTTGAAATAATCGTGTATTAAGCAGCTTCCAATGCGTCATAACTAACACCTTGCAGGTAAAATTAAACAGAGTTCCAATCTCCTTGAAATGTTTCCTTCACTGTCAAAGATTCCTCTAAACTTTGCGACTTGGTATTCTCATGATATATTTTCATAAGACTAATGCCATTCAATGCTGTTACGTCTTTCGACATCATATCAGGCAATCCTATTACTCCTCAAATTCTGCGTCTTTGGCGGATAAACGAGTTTTGTCAACATAACATTTGGCATACTTCTTAGACTCTTTATAGTCTACAAACCATTGCTTCGGACTTTCCTTTGCGCTGGCCAATGCAACTGGAGTAAGtagctgaagaagattgtgaTCAATAGATTGGCGGGTTGGGTGAGTGTCTTTGAAGCGTTTGGTATGAAACAGAGAGGATGGATGAATACTGCATTGGACAGGCTGGTATATACGCTCAGTGTTGGTTGTTGCAGGAGGGGGTTGCTTGGTGTGTGTTGGCAGATAGTGTCAGAGGGTAgggatgatgatggtaATTTCTCTGCAATGTTTATCTTTGAATGACATGAACATGGATAGGAGGGATTGAACATATACATAGCGGGCATTT
Proteins encoded in this region:
- a CDS encoding calcineurin subunit B, encoding MGAAESSMFNSLEKNSNFSGPELMRLKKRFMKLDKDGSGSIDKDEFLQIPQIANNPLAHRMIAIFDEDGSGTVDFQEFVGGLSAFSSKGGRDEKLRFAFKVYDMDRDGYISNGELYLVLKQMVGNNLKDQQLQQIVDKTIMEADKDGDGKLSFEEFTDMVASTDIVKQMTLEDLF